The segment CAACGAACGGATGACCTTGGCCACCGCGCATCCGGACAGCGATCCCTGGTCTTGGTGGCGGAGGTCCTGCGCCAGACAGAAACAGTGGCGACATGGCCGAGGAAGTGGGCGAGTGGTCGGTCCTCTACGCCATGAACCGCCGGAGCCCCAACGGGGCTACCGACGCACGACCTTGGCGTACCTCCGGCGAAGCCGTGCAACGCCCCGCCGGTCGCGGAGCCACAGCGAGCTCGCCGGAGAACGCGGGCAGCGGCACGGTCGCGGCGACTCCACACTTCATCCGCGTTCCGGATCCCGCCATTGGCCACACTCATGGCCGCCACCAGCAGCCCGAGCACGCCCACGCTGCGCACCAGCGAGCGGATGACGATGCGCGTGGCGAACGGGTCTCGCCAAAGGCATCCACCACGCGGCACTTCAGGAGCCGCTTACCTAACGATGCTCCCCAGTACGACCCGGTCGCCACAGGATAAGCAACAACAGCACAAACGCGGTCAGTGCAAAGGTCCGACTGTTCGACTCTGCTGAGCCCCGCACGTTGCAGCGCCCAGAGAAAGGTCCCGCCGATGGCGAGTGTCAGCACGAACAACACCATGAGGTCGATCGCCGCGTGCCAACGCGCGATGCCACGGCGCAGCCGGCACGAGCCCCAACCGCTTGACCGGGGATGCTGGCCGCGACCGCGCGAAGATGGTGCCTTGAGGGCGGAGGGACGGCCAGCCCTCGACTTGTCCACATCCGCAGGCGCAAGGGCGGCGTCATGCTCGCGCCAAAGAGCCACGAAACGCCGCCGCGCGCGGCCAGCCACTCATCAACGGCTGGGGTCCAGCACACGCTGGCGGTCAGCTCTAGACGACGCGCGGCCGCGAGCAAGGCGTCCTGCACGTAACCGGGCCAATTGCGCGCTCACCATCGGCAAAAACCAGACGGTTCGCTATTTTCCAGGAGCCTCCGATTCGTCTCATCGTGGTCGCGCCTCGAAGAGCGCGGCGTATCGGGCCAGCAATCTGGTGCGTCAGACGTGCTCGCGAAACGCCCGGTAAATCCGACAGCGCCGCGTCCCGATAACTGCCGGCCTGATGGTCAACGTCGCGTTGTACCACTGACGGCACCAACGGGTCCACTCCAACGTAGCGACCGAGAAAATTCATCGCGTGGTGCCGGTTCTGCTCGATCCAGTTGGCCGTGGGATCGACCTGCAATGCGTAAGTCGATTGCCGCAGCGACTCCTCGAACTTTCCGGCGAGCAGCGACCAATAGCCGAGTGTTTCCGGGGTCAGACGCCAGTCGTGTCCGAAGTCGCGCGCTGGTGCTGCCGCGCGCGAGTGCCACGTGACCGTCGTCCACCCTTGAGCTGATAGCTGCTGACGACCAGCCCGTGCAGGGCCCGACGGTGGCTTCTGAGGCGCCCGGCAGCTGGCGCACCGTGGTGAAGTGAGCGCACTGGTCGCCCTTGTGGACTGTCGAGGATCGCACGGTCCGGCGACGACTCCCCAAGTCGGGAAAAGCCGTGCATCGCCCGTTCCAGTGTTCCTACCAGGTCGCGGGGTCGCGCTGAAAATAGGACAACTCAATCGCCGCCGCCGCAGCCTGCTCGCGATTGAAGTCGGCGATCGTGCGCGCATCCACCAAGGCGGCCCGGTGCTGCAAAAAGATGTTGGCCTGACCGGGGTTCCCGTCTCCCGAGCGGTGATCGACGCCAGGCAGATAGGCAAACTCCGCGACGCCGGGCTCGGCATCGACCCTAGGGGATGCGCACGAGGGAATCCGCCAGCAACAACACCGTATCGGCCGACGCGCGGGAAATGCCACTATCGGCCATTGCGCGGGCGAGGAGGTACGTGAACTGGACCTCGTGAGCGAGCAGGCGCACGTCGCACGGAAGGTGCGACGCAGGTCGCGGGTGGACGCCCGCAGCCCACGCACGGCCTCGCGCACCGAGGGGCTCAACGGCCGCTGGCGTACCAGCTGCAACATCCCCTCGTAGGCATGCTGTTGCGTCTCCTGCCCCCACTGCGCCAGGGAGCCGGGCGTTCGCCGCCTCGCGTCGGCGGAGCCACGCAAAGGCCGAGACCACCGTCACGATCACGGTCGCCAGCACGACCATCAGGCCGGAACGCCGTCGTCCCACCGCGGCGCGCTGCCGTTCCGACAGCGTGCGCAGGCGCGCCACCGCGTGCGTTCTTGCCAAGCTGCTCCCGGTAGCGGAGCATCACCGGACCAAGAACATTGTGCGTGACCTCAAGGCGCTGCGATCCCAAGTGTTCCTCCCGCCGCACGAGGCGCGCATCGACCAACTGGTCAACGATCGCGGGCCTGATCCCGTCCAGGCGGACTGCCTCGGCGTACGGGAACGGGGTGCGGAACCCGCCTTCCGTCAGCAGCCGGTCCTCGAGGAATGCCGAGACGCGTGGGTCAAACTCACCAATGCATCTCTGGTAGTACTGCGAGAGGATCTCGTCGCGTGATCCCGTGAGCAGGTCACCGGCGATTCGCGCGGGTACCGGGCGTTGCAGTAGCCGACGTTCGTTGAGCTGCTCGCACACGAGCGATAGGAGCCAAGGCTCGACGTCCAGCTGCTCCAGCCCCCGCGGCGGGTCTCCGGTGTCGCCCGCGACAAAGCGCACGATCGCTTCCGCCATCGGGGCATCGACGAGGTGCCCGCCCGTCCCCGGACGGACTCGCAGGCACCGACCCCCGACAAGCGCTCCAACATCAACCGGTTGTGCGGGTTGATGCGCAGCTTCTCGCGCAGTTGGTCAAACTGCGGAAGAAAGTCCTCGCGAAAGGAGAACAGGACGGCATACCGCGACGCGTCGTAGTCGAACGCTTCACCTGCTCGGGACGTGCCTCGAATGCCGCCCGTTGGGTCGCGCCCGGTCGGGCGGTGGTCAGCCCCCGCAGCACCTCGATCGTCTCGAGCGAACGCGTGCGGAGCGAGGCGCTTGATTGTCCGAGAGTGAAGATCTCTTCGAACTGGTCAATGACCAGCACCAGCCGGAGCGGATGGTTGCGAGCACTCCACCACTCCACGTCGCGTCGGTGCAAATACCCCCACAGCGTGTCCGCGCTCGCTGGACGAGGGCCATCAATGGCGGCGGTTCTGGGGCTGCGGTGATTGCCGCGAAGATCTGCGCCGTCGCGGATGGGGCGCCCTCCGCATGGCTCAGGCGAACATAGACCGGGAGTCGATCCCGCTCGCGCAACTGCGGGAACAGTCCCGCTTGCAAGAGGGATGTCTTGCTCAAGCCGCTCTTGCCGTACAGGAAGGCAATCGGTTCACTCTCGACCAGTCGCAGCAGCTCGGCGACTTCCACCGAGCGCCCATGAAACAGCCGCGCCGCCGCCTCGGGAAATGAGAGCAGTCCCGGCCACGGTCGCTCGGGATCAATGGGCACCTTGCCGTATTCGCCGGTCTTCATGCGGACTCGGCGCGACGCATGGCGCGGTAAGCCTCGCGAATGTCAGCGAGTACGAGTTCACCCTGGTGCGCCGCCGGGCGCCTTGCCCCACGTCAGTTCGCGGAAGCTTGCGGGCGTATCCGACGCGCTGGCCGCGACGCCATCGATCGTGACCGGCACGATGAACCGGCGCCGGTTGCCGAGTCGGTGGGGTGGTTCATCGGCGAGGCGCCATTCGCGCCGGAAGTACCCTTCATCGCGCGCCTCGGTGGCGCGTGAGATGATCGGGACAAACAACACGCACTCGCGGATCGCGTCCTCGATGACCCGGTCGTAGGCAGCCCCGGCATCCAGTCGTTGGGTGTCCATCCACACGTCGATCCCGCTGTCTACCAGGACGTCGCGCATCCGGACGGCCGCCGCCCGGTCTTCCGCTGCATACGATATGAAGACGCACCCGGTGGCCCGCCCCAGGGGGCGGGTCGGCCGCTCGGGCGTGGCTGGCGCCATCGGGACCGGGGCGGGCGCTGGTGCCGAGGCGAGCCAGCGTTGGTGCAACGCGTCGACAAAGGCCGCGCCGTCCCCTGGGTACACGTAGGTCTGGTAGCTGAAGCGCTGCAAAAAGCTGGCGAGGCGCGCGTCGGCGATGACCACCGTGTCGGCGACGACCTCCATCTGGTCCCGTTCGGCCGAGAGGCGCGTCCGCTTGAGCGTGCGCAGGAAGAAGCGGGAGAGCCAGTCCGGGAAGTCACAACCGATGAACAGCAGGTTGCTGCCGCGCACCACGTCGAAGAGGCGCCGTGGGCTCTGGTGATCGGCGTGCATCGCGACGAGGAACTCCAGGACGTCCTCGTCGCAGATCGCATAGTCGGGCTCCACGCTCATCCGCCCGAACAGGTGATACACCAGCGGCGACTGCTGTGTCGTTCGCCGCCGGGACGGGTCGAGGTCGTTGGCCTGAGCGCGGCGAAAAGGCGAGCTGACGCGCTCCCGACGCGAGCGGGTGTGGCGCGTTTCGCACGGCCTGGAACAGCAGGTCGTCGAAGGTGGTGGAGAGGATCAGCGGAAAGTCGCTGATCTCGGCGAGTTGTTGCAGCGCGCGCGGCGGGGTGAAGTGGGCACCGGACAGGGCCTGGTGCACCCGACGGTAGAGCTGAACGCGACGCTTGTCCGGGAGGCGGAGGAAGGCCTCGGTGAGGTCGTTGAGGGAGAAGCCCGTTCGCGCGGGCGAAGCCCCCAGTCCCAGGGGCCCGGCGAGTTCGCGTCCGATCCAGTCATGCAGGTGGATCGCGCGACCGTCGGCGTCGGTGACCGTGAGGAGTTCGGCGCCAACGACGGGTACGACATTGCCGGACCGGATCCGGCCAATCAGGAGGTCGAACTCGTCCCAGGCGCCGAGGGGGTCACTCATGGCCGCGAGACGTTACCACGTGGTGGGGCGGGGCGGGAGGAGCAGGTCGACCCCACGGATGCGGTTCCGGCGAACTCTCGAGCGTGGAGCAGCCACGGTGATCGTCCGCCGCTGCGGGCCAGGGAAGGCGAGCGAGGAGCGCCGCGCGGAGCAACCCGTTGGCGTCGACGGGCGTCCAAGGAAACACCGGTTGCCGACAGGCCCGGGCCGGACTCCCTGGTCTTCCCATGCGACACGTCTTGCACCGCTTCTGCATTGCCGCGACAACCGTCGTTGCACTGGTCGCACCGGCACCGTCGGCCCAGGCCTCGACCTGTGCGCTCACGCTGGATTCGCTCGATGCGAAGCTCAGACAGAACTATGCGGGGTTCCACCTGGAGGTCCGTGGCCCGCGGCGCGCTGCGTATGACGCGATGCGTGCGCGGCTGTCCGGCGCCAGCCGGCAACAGGCGCTCGATGGCTGCTTCCCGCTCCTGACCGAATACACCGCATGGTTTGGGGACCCGCACCTGTTCGTCTTCCAGAACCAGGCGCCGGACACCGCCGAGCGAGCCGCAAATCGTGCGGCCGTGCTGCGCCGGGAGGTCGACGTCGACGCGCTGCGTCGTGAGTGGGTCGAGCGGCGTGGCGACCTCGACCCGATCGAGGGGATCTGGTACGACGGCTCGACCGAACTCGCCGTGGTGCGTGCCTCGCCGGAGACGCGTTCCCATTTCGTGGCCGTCCTCACCAAGGCGGATACTGCCAGCTGGGATGCCGGGGACGAACGCGCGCTGTTCATTCGACGATCCGATGGCGGCTACGACGCCAGGTTGCTCACGCGGGGCTTCGCGAGGCTCGAACTTGTCGCGAGAATCCATCGCGGCACCGTACTGCGTCTCTCGCCGGGGATGTGGGGCAAGCGCTTTCCCATTGCAGCGACAGACAGCGGGTATCTCGACACCACCGACGTCCACCGCCCACGGGTGGTCGTGCGCGAGCGCTCCGTCGTGGTGTCGTTGCCGTCGCACGATCCACGCCATGCCTTCGCGTTGGATCGCGCGCTTCGTGCCGCCGACACCGCCATTCGCGCCCGTCCTCTCCTGATCGTTGACCTGCGAGGCAATGAAGGCGGCGGATCGATGATGTCGCGGGCCCTGCATCCCTACATCACGACAGCAGACACACGGCCGACGCCCTACGACAGTGGCGCCCCGGTCATGTGGTCGAGCCCCGCGCAGGTGGCCTATGCGCGCCGGGCGTTCGGGCCGGACACGAGCGCGTTCGTGCGCAGCCTCGTCTCGCGCCTGGAAGCACGTCCAGGGACCCTGGTACCCCTGGAGGAAACACCGGCGCGGCCGGTGCAGGAGCCATCGCACGCGGGCGGTTGGAAGGTCGCGGTCCTCGTTGACGGCGGGACGGTGAGCGCCGCGGAGGTCCTGGTGTTGCGTGCGCTCCGGAGCACCCGCGCCGTCGTGATCGGTGAACCAACCGCGGGGGCGCTCGACTACCAGAGTGTCTCGATCGTCGGGCTGGGGACCGGGGATCGGCGCTGGGCGCTCGGGTACCCGACGATCGCCGCCCACGCCGAGTTGCCCGCGCGTGGGATGCGCGGGCAGGGGATCCAGCCGACGATTCCACTGTCCCTAGCCGACCGTCGGAGATGCCTACACTGCGGTAGAGCGCCTCCTGCGCTGAGGTCAGCCTCGGTCGCGTTCCAGGGGGCCCTTCGCCGCGTCGCGAGCGCCCTTCGCCGCGTGAGCGGCACCGGTTGCGACCGGGGAGCGCACCTTGAATGGACCCGCTCCACGTCCGGCCACCACCCGAAACCCGGGTACGGCCGTTCCCTCCCCATCGGTGGTCCAATGCGCCTCTCTCGTCGGACTCGTGGCCTCCTGACCGTTCGGTCAGCCGCCATCGCCATCCTCGCCGCCTGCGGTGGCGGCGACTCGTCCGGGCCACCCCGGATACCACCCCTCGCGTGACGTCGGTGTCGGTTACCCCGGCGACCGTCACCATCGCGGTCGGCGAGCAATCGCAGCTGTCCGCCAACGTCTCCGTCACCAATGGCGCAGCGACGACGGTCTCCTGGGCTTCTTCGGCCACGGCCGTCGCCACCGTCTCGGCCTCGGGCCAGGTGGCCGGGGTCGCCGTCGGGACAGCAACCATTACCGCGACCAGCACGGTCGATGCGACCAAGTCGGCCTCGGCCAACATCACGGTAAATCCGCGACCCGCGGTCTCTGCCGTGGCTGTCACCCCCGGCACTGCATCGGTAGCCGTTGGGGCGACCGTGGCCCTCACGGCGAACGTGACCGCCGTGGGTGGTGCCGCGACGACGGTGACCTGGACCTCGTCCGCGCCCACCGTGGCGTCGGTCAGCATCACGGGCGTCGTGACTGGAGTTGCCGTCGGATCCGCAACGATCACCGCTACCTCAACGTTTGACCCCACCAAATCGGCGACCGGCCAGGTGACGGTCACGCCGCCGCCGCCGACCGTCGCGTCCGTCACGGTGACCGCGCCCTCGAATACCCTCGTGGTCGGGACGACCCTAGCCCTCACCGCGACCGTCTCGGCTGCGGGCGGCGCGCCGACGACGGTGACCTGGGAATCGTCCAACGCGGGCGTCGCCACCGTGTCGACGACCGGCGTGGTCACGGCCGTGGCGCCAGGGAGTGTGACGATCACCGCCACCTCAACGTTCAACACCGCGCGGTCCGGTTCGGTCGCGCTGACGGTGACTCCGCCGCCGAGTGTACAGTCGGTGACCGTGTCGTCGCCGGAACCCGCCTTGATCGTGGGTACCAGCGCGCAGCTGACGGCGACGGTGTCGGCCAGCGGTGGGGCGCCGACTACGGTCAGCTGGAGCAGCAGCGCGAACGCGATCGCGACCGTGAATGCGACTGGTCAGGTGACGGCCGTTGCACCGGGCACCGCGACAATCACCGCACGTTCCACCTTCGACACCACGAAGAGCGCGTCGGCCAGCATCCGGGTGGACGCCGCAGCCAGCGTGTTGTCGGTCTCGGTGGGGCCGGCATCGCTCACCCTTCAGGTGGGCAATCAGGGGCAGCTGACGGCAACGGTCACGGTGGGGAACAACGCGTCGAAGCAGGTCACGTGGAGTACGTCGAATGCAGCGATCGCCACCGTGGACCAGACGGGGAAGGTGACGGCGGTCGCCGCTGGCGCTGCCACGATCACGGCGGCGGCCCAGGCCGACGCGACGAAGGTGGCGACGGCGGCCGTGACGGTGTCAGCGCCGGCATTTCCCTCGACCGCAACGGTGCAAGC is part of the Gemmatimonadota bacterium genome and harbors:
- a CDS encoding Ig-like domain-containing protein, whose translation is MTSVSVTPATVTIAVGEQSQLSANVSVTNGAATTVSWASSATAVATVSASGQVAGVAVGTATITATSTVDATKSASANITVNPRPAVSAVAVTPGTASVAVGATVALTANVTAVGGAATTVTWTSSAPTVASVSITGVVTGVAVGSATITATSTFDPTKSATGQVTVTPPPPTVASVTVTAPSNTLVVGTTLALTATVSAAGGAPTTVTWESSNAGVATVSTTGVVTAVAPGSVTITATSTFNTARSGSVALTVTPPPSVQSVTVSSPEPALIVGTSAQLTATVSASGGAPTTVSWSSSANAIATVNATGQVTAVAPGTATITARSTFDTTKSASASIRVDAAASVLSVSVGPASLTLQVGNQGQLTATVTVGNNASKQVTWSTSNAAIATVDQTGKVTAVAAGAATITAAAQADATKVATAAVTVSAPAFPSTATVQAGADSQFNPNSVDIAVGGTVSWVFAALAHNVTFQSGTGVPASIGNSSNQTVSRTFGTAGSFQYTCTLHAGMDGTVVVH
- a CDS encoding toll/interleukin-1 receptor domain-containing protein, giving the protein MSVEPDYAICDEDVLEFLVAMHADHQSPRRLFDVVRGSNLLFIGCDFPDWLSRFFLRTLKRTRLSAERDQMEVVADTVVIADARLASFLQRFSYQTYVYPGDGAAFVDALHQRWLASAPAPAPVPMAPATPERPTRPLGRATGCVFISYAAEDRAAAVRMRDVLVDSGIDVWMDTQRLDAGAAYDRVIEDAIRECVLFVPIISRATEARDEGYFRREWRLADEPPHRLGNRRRFIVPVTIDGVAASASDTPASFRELTWGKAPGGAPG